In Gossypium raimondii isolate GPD5lz chromosome 12, ASM2569854v1, whole genome shotgun sequence, a single window of DNA contains:
- the LOC105763442 gene encoding cyclin-D5-1 gives MGEFESYFSCSNLLCQETEEEVSFFETEAEDDENLYLNDKDDDDDEYIEKLIQRETSCISDYPITIRNKWPQCARLNAIEWMFKTRTLFGFQIRTAYMSVMYLDRFLSKKSIDNGKLWVIRLLSVACLSLAAKMEERRLPVLSEYPTQDHFENKVVQRMELLVVSTLEWKMSTITPFAYLSYFIHKFYGESKPEGLVSKALHLIVLMIKEINLVDHRSSVIAAAAVLAASSDKRLTRKAMELKMNFISFWGSLEIENVFCCYNMMHEIEMRISKTPKCVVSSNYSSVYHAPENSCAVSNGVGTKRKLTFNDSDQ, from the exons ATGGGGGAGTTTGAGAGTTACTTTTCTTGCTCTAATCTCTTGTGTCAAGAAACTGAAGAAGaagtttctttttttgaaaCAGAAGCTGAAGACGATGAAAATCTTTACTTGAATGAtaaggatgatgatgatgatgaatatATTGAGAAGTTGATTCAAAGAGAAACTTCTTGTATCTCTGATTATCCCATTACCATTCGAAACAAATGGCCGCAATGTGCTCGCTTGAATGCTATTGAATGGATGTTTAAA ACAAGAACACTCTTTGGGTTTCAAATCCGTACAGCATATATGTCTGTAATGTACTTGGATCGATTTCTCTCAAAGAAATCCATTGAt AATGGGAAGTTGTGGGTTATCCGATTGTTGTCGGTGGCGTGTTTATCATTAGCAGCAAAAATGGAAGAGCGCAGATTACCTGTTTTATCAGAATATCCTACACAAGATCACTTTGAAAACAAAGTGGTTCAAAGAATGGAGTTATTGGTAGTCAGTACTTTGGAATGGAAGATGAGTACAATCACGCCCTTTGCTTATTTATCTTACTTCATCCATAAATTTTATGGTGAATCTAAACCTGAAGGATTAGTCTCAAAAGCTCTGCATCTTATTGTGCTTATGATAAAAG AAATCAATTTGGTGGATCATCGATCATCGGTTATTGCTGCAGCTGCGGTGTTAGCCGCTTCTTCTGATAAAAGATTAACAAGAAAAGCAATGGAGCTCAAGatgaatttcatttcattctgGGGATCTCTAGAAATT GAAAATGTATTTTGTTGCTATAATATGATGCATGAAATAGAGATGAGGATCTCTAAGACACCAAAATGTGTAGTTTCCTCAAATTATTCTTCAGTATATCATGCTCCTGAGAACTCTTGTGCAGTCAGTAATGGGGTTGGCACTAAGAGAAAACTTACATTCAACGACTCTGATCAATGA
- the LOC105763443 gene encoding mitochondrial outer membrane protein porin 2, whose translation MSKGPGLFVDIGKKAKDLLTKDYTSDQKFTVSTYTGAGVALTSTALKKGGLSTGDVAALYKYKNTQFDVKVDTNSNISTTLTFTEILPSTKTIASFKVPDYNSGKLEVQYFHDHATVTTTVGLNQTPGVDVTATIGTPSIAFGAEAGYDTTSGNFTKYTAGISMTKPDSCASIILGDKGDSIKASYVHYMDQLKKSAAVAEISRRFSTNENTFTVGGVYAVDHLTLIKAKLNSHGRLGAVLQHEVVPKSLLTISSELDTKALEKSPRFGLALALKP comes from the exons ATGAGTAAGGGACCAGGGCTCTTCGTCGATATCGGCAAGAAAGCCAAAG ATCTGTTGACTAAAGATTATACCTCGGATCAGAAGTTCACTGTTTCTACTTACACTGGCGCTGGAGTT gCCCTTACATCAACTGCTCTAAAGAAAGGAGGACTTTCTACTGGGGATGTTGCTGCATTATACAAGTACAAGAATACTCAATTCGATGTCAAAGTTGATACCAACTCTAAC ATCTCCACAACACTTACATTCACTGAGATTCTTCCATCCACGAAGACTATTGCATCGTTCAAAGTGCCTGATTATAACTCCGGCAAG TTGGAGGTTCAGTATTTCCATGACCATGCAACCGTTACAACAACGGTTGGTTTGAACCAGACACCAGGCGTTGATGTCACGGCGACCATTGGGACACCCAGTATTGCTTTTGGTGCAGAGGCAGGTTATGATACCACCTCTGGAAATTTCACAAAGTATACTGCTGGTATTAGCATGACAAAACCGGATTCCTGTGCTTCGATAATTCT GGGAGACAAGGGAGACAGTATAAAAGCATCATATGTGCATTACATGGACCAGCTGAAGAAGAGTGCTGCCGTGGCTGAGATCAGCCGAAGGTTTTCCACAAATGAGAACACGTTTACTGTTGGAGGGGTGTATGCTGTTGATCATCTCACTCTGATTAAAGCTAAGCTCAACAGTCATGGGAGGCTTGGAGCAGTGCTGCAACACGAAGTTGTACCGAAGTCGTTGTTGACAATCTCCAGTGAGCTTGACACAAAGGCCTTGGAAAAAAGTCCCCGGTTCGGATTGGCGCTTGCTCTGAAGCCCTAA